The stretch of DNA GGCGGCGGTTTTCCTCCACCGCGCCCTTGCTGGCCTGCCGTCGCCGCTCTTCGTCGAGGGCGGCCCGCTTGCGGCGGTAGGCCTCGTGGTCGCGCTGCTGGGCTTCGCGCAGGGCCGCTTTCAGGGCCATCGCTTCTGTGTACGGGGCGGGGTAGACCGTCAGCCGCCCCCGCTCCAGCTCCGCCGTGCGGTGGGTGACTGCGTCCAGAAAGGCCCGGTCATGGCTGGCGAGCACGAACGCCGCGGGGGAGGCCCGAATCCAGCCTTCCAGCCATGCGGCTCCCTGGGCATCGAGGTGGTTGGTCGGTTCGTCGAGGAGGTAGAGGTCGGCGGGCGAGAGCAGCAGCCGCGCGAGCAGCACGCGCCGGGTCTGGCCGCCGGACAGCTCCGCCGCGTTCGCCCCGGCGTCCAGCCCCAACCCGCCCAGCACGGCCGCCCCCTGCGCCTCGAATCCGTAGCCCCCGGCCACCCGGAACGCCTCTTCGGCTTCCGCAAAGGCGTGGAAGGCGGCGTCGGTGCCCTCGCCCAGCCCGGCCGAGGCGGCCTCGAAGGTGCGCCGGGCCGCCCGCAAGTTCTCCGGTGTCACGGCGTCCAGCACGGTTTCCGTCCCCATCTCCGCGTGCTGGGACAGCAGGACGGCGCGGCCCGTCCGCGTCGCTGTGCCCTCGTCCGGGCGGTCGAGGCCCGCCAACACCCGCAGCAGCGTGCTCTTGCCGCTGCCATTCTCTCCGACCAGGGCCAGCCGCTCTCCGGGCTGCACCTCCAGGTTCACGTCCTGCACCACCACGCGGTCGCCAAAGCTGCGGGCGACCCCTTTCAATTGTCCCAGCACTGTGTTCCCCCTGCGGGCGAGCTGTCCCGGCCACGGCGGGCGGGGACGAGGCTTCAGGTCGCGGTTACAGGGGGAAGTGACGCAAGGTGGGAGGCTCCGTGGAATGGGGGAGGGCCGAACGCCGGGGAACCCGGACCGTTGCCCCGACCCTACCGCACGGTGGCAGCGACTAAGCCACTATACGGAGGGGGCCATCATGCGGAGAAGTTACTCCCCCCGCCGGAACAGCAGGGCCATCACAAAGACCGCCGTATTCACCAGCACGATGGTCGCCCCCGCCGCCGTGTCGAGGGAATAGCTGAGGTACAGCCCGGTGACCCCGCCCAGGATGCCCAGCCCGGCGGCAAGCAGCATCATCTTTTTCAGGCTGCGGGCCAGCAGCCGGGCGGCGGCGCTGGAGGTCACCAGCAGGCTCACGCTGAGGGTGGTGCCCACCAGTTGCACCGTCAGTACGACCACCAGCCCGATCACGACCAGCAGCAGGTGGGTCAGCCCCCCCACCGGCAGCCCGATGGCGCGGGCCTCGGTGGGGTCGAAGGAGGCCAGCAGCAACTCCTTGTGGAAAGCTCCCAGGATCAGTGCCACCAACGCGGTCACGCCCAGCGCACTCCACAGGTCGGCCGGAGTCACCCCGAGCGGATTGCCGATCAAAAAGGTGCTGAGGTCGGTGGCGAAGGTCGGTGCCTTTGACAGCATCACCACGCCCAGCGCGAACATCCCCACGAACACGATGCCGATGGCGCTGTCCTGCTTGAGACCCGACCGCTGACCCACCGCCCCGATCCCCAGCGCCGTGAGCACGGCGGCGACGAGGGCGCCGACCAGCAGGTTGCCCCCGGCCAGCAGCGCCCCCACCAGCCCCGGCAGGACCGCGTGGCTCATCGCGTCGCCGATGTAGCTCAGGCCCCGCAGCACCACCCACGCGCCCACCAGCGCACACAGCACGCTGACGAGGACGACCGCCGCGAGCGCCCGCACGAAAAAGTCGAATTGCAGGGGATCGGTGAGCCACTCCATCAGGCTGCCCCTGTCCGGGAGGGTCGGCGCGGCGCAGTTCCCATCATGCCTCCGCGTGCGTGTGCCCGAGGTGGCTCACGCTGAAGGTCGCTTCGATGTTCTGCGGGGTATACACCTCGTCCGGGGTGCCGTCCGCGATGACCCGGCGGTTGACGAGCACGAGGTGGTCGCACCAGCGCCGCGCCTGATCGAGGTCGTGGGTGACCATCACGACCGCGCGGCCCCGGTCGGCCTGGTGGCGCAGCAGGGCCATCAACCCCTCCTGGGTGGCGGGGTCCACCCCGGTGAGCGGTTCGTCGAGTAGCAGCAGGTGGCCTTCCCGCGCCAGCATCCGCGCGAGCAGCACCCGCTGGCGCTGCCCGCCCGACAAAGCCCCGATGTGGCGGTGCCGCAGGTCGTAGACGCCCGTTTCCTCCAGCGCCGCCGCCACCTTCTGGCGGTCCTTGCCCCCCGGCCAGCGCAGCCAGCCCAGCCGTCCGGTGCGGCCCATCATCGCCACGTCCCAGACCGTGACGGGGAAGGCCCAGTCCAGCGTCTGCTGCTGCGG from Deinococcus sp. HSC-46F16 encodes:
- a CDS encoding ATP-binding cassette domain-containing protein — its product is MLGQLKGVARSFGDRVVVQDVNLEVQPGERLALVGENGSGKSTLLRVLAGLDRPDEGTATRTGRAVLLSQHAEMGTETVLDAVTPENLRAARRTFEAASAGLGEGTDAAFHAFAEAEEAFRVAGGYGFEAQGAAVLGGLGLDAGANAAELSGGQTRRVLLARLLLSPADLYLLDEPTNHLDAQGAAWLEGWIRASPAAFVLASHDRAFLDAVTHRTAELERGRLTVYPAPYTEAMALKAALREAQQRDHEAYRRKRAALDEERRRQASKGAVEENRRRARDNDKFLSSHKAGRAQKLFSARAQAMQRQIDRLDEAAAPKPFEDRRTLRLDLPDAPPGPAEVLTVRDLSVCRDGQPVLSGVRLDVRRGDRIALTGPNGGGKSTLLAALLGQLPHAGEVRWGQGLSLYAAGQHGEELSGLETVGDALLAANSALTAHQLHAVAAQVGLPGGPSFPVAGLSGGQRTRLSLARLNVTRAQVLVLDEPTNHLDVRAIEALEALLLAFPGTVLLASHDRALVGRVATRVWEVGGGGVREEPLVTV
- a CDS encoding metal ABC transporter permease → MEWLTDPLQFDFFVRALAAVVLVSVLCALVGAWVVLRGLSYIGDAMSHAVLPGLVGALLAGGNLLVGALVAAVLTALGIGAVGQRSGLKQDSAIGIVFVGMFALGVVMLSKAPTFATDLSTFLIGNPLGVTPADLWSALGVTALVALILGAFHKELLLASFDPTEARAIGLPVGGLTHLLLVVIGLVVVLTVQLVGTTLSVSLLVTSSAAARLLARSLKKMMLLAAGLGILGGVTGLYLSYSLDTAAGATIVLVNTAVFVMALLFRRGE
- a CDS encoding metal ABC transporter ATP-binding protein → MLGVENLTVRYGTHTALEGASVRFEAGQFSAVIGPNGAGKSTLLKVLAGLLPDPQGSVRFDPGHTPRNCVSYVPQQQTLDWAFPVTVWDVAMMGRTGRLGWLRWPGGKDRQKVAAALEETGVYDLRHRHIGALSGGQRQRVLLARMLAREGHLLLLDEPLTGVDPATQEGLMALLRHQADRGRAVVMVTHDLDQARRWCDHLVLVNRRVIADGTPDEVYTPQNIEATFSVSHLGHTHAEA